From Bacteroidota bacterium, the proteins below share one genomic window:
- a CDS encoding response regulator — translation MMLYPAVLFLLFAAAFAWLFYLLEGEEAGFEHEKVQHRLDILCAAFQTALQENEKFFVSATQRSSGSAGLRRQCEIYSSAHPEIVSIQSGNNETGIRWSIPQDSSAELLAQAVRGTPLFSFADSSTPILYTKPFRCNTHYFIEARYPVPQRDAAAETCYVFYSAEKLLGDVLRRHPMENAEIAVFSGWGEQIASTGYSNAESQIRLQQGVAGYGRLLTVDIAEPAYTFWTAGTLAAAGGCAVLTVAVFVITYFLLRDLDSLHRVQHSLRSSEERFRAIFENSVDAMRLVDRYGRTVMVNTAYSDLVRTSKDDLLREYAAGDDNLEERYAANSAYRDQFDAGTLKLPAFQTVKRKGGEEIPAEVRHSFINIGRGKKLLLSIFRDVSEKKRYELEAQQVQKMDALGEFAVGIGNNLKNIFGIVMNSAEMMYKETFGNAQMEQYIGMILRESRRASELADDLLVFARSKSAEQRPVPVERLIHQAEKILQHSLAPAVTVGVSTDDSGAVVSGDIHQLHQAIVNLAMTAERRMTGGGAILLRTSIADPADVKKRIHFSEGKEYVIIAVADNGKELDEYSQRRIFEPYFNARATDQAAGLRLSVAYGIVQQHGGFIDVRSEAGKGTTISMYLPVAEHRQAGGGHEVPGVIQGGSECLLIVDDEESFRQLYEHGLVSFGYRVLTAQDGEEALSVYDKHRAEIDLVISDLSMPRMNGEDLFRKLFAQNPSIKGILATGAIDLKAKKEFLALGVRDIIMKPFLLDELMASVRKVLDNR, via the coding sequence ATGATGTTGTACCCGGCGGTATTATTTCTTTTGTTTGCCGCGGCATTCGCGTGGCTCTTTTACCTTCTGGAAGGTGAGGAAGCCGGCTTCGAACATGAAAAAGTACAGCACCGTTTGGATATTCTCTGCGCGGCGTTTCAGACCGCGCTTCAGGAGAACGAGAAGTTCTTCGTTTCTGCGACGCAGAGGAGTTCTGGATCGGCAGGCCTTCGCCGGCAATGCGAGATCTATTCTTCCGCCCACCCCGAGATCGTTTCCATCCAAAGCGGCAACAATGAAACCGGTATTCGATGGAGCATCCCGCAGGATTCGTCGGCGGAATTGCTCGCGCAGGCGGTTCGCGGAACGCCGCTCTTTTCGTTTGCCGATTCTTCGACGCCTATTCTTTACACAAAGCCGTTTCGATGCAACACTCATTATTTCATCGAAGCCCGGTACCCCGTGCCGCAGCGAGACGCCGCAGCCGAAACGTGCTATGTCTTTTATTCGGCGGAGAAACTTCTCGGCGACGTGCTTCGGCGTCATCCGATGGAGAATGCTGAGATCGCGGTTTTTTCGGGATGGGGAGAACAGATCGCTTCGACCGGCTATTCGAACGCGGAATCGCAGATCCGTCTGCAGCAGGGGGTCGCAGGGTACGGCAGGCTGTTGACCGTCGATATTGCTGAGCCGGCATACACCTTCTGGACCGCCGGTACCCTTGCCGCCGCTGGAGGGTGCGCCGTGCTGACCGTCGCTGTTTTTGTGATAACGTACTTCCTTCTCCGCGACCTTGATTCGCTGCACAGAGTTCAGCACTCCCTTCGCAGCAGCGAGGAGCGGTTCCGCGCGATCTTCGAGAACTCCGTTGACGCCATGCGCCTGGTCGACCGGTACGGCAGGACCGTGATGGTGAATACCGCGTACAGCGACCTGGTGAGGACTTCGAAGGACGATCTTCTTCGTGAATATGCCGCCGGCGACGATAACCTCGAGGAACGCTATGCCGCTAATTCTGCCTATCGCGATCAATTCGACGCGGGCACGCTCAAACTGCCGGCCTTCCAGACGGTGAAGCGGAAAGGAGGAGAAGAAATCCCTGCCGAGGTCAGGCATTCGTTCATCAACATCGGACGGGGGAAAAAATTGCTGTTGAGTATTTTCCGGGATGTCAGCGAGAAAAAGAGATACGAACTGGAAGCGCAGCAGGTGCAAAAAATGGACGCACTCGGCGAATTCGCCGTCGGCATCGGGAACAATTTGAAGAATATTTTCGGCATCGTGATGAACTCGGCCGAGATGATGTACAAGGAGACGTTCGGCAACGCTCAGATGGAACAGTACATCGGGATGATCCTCCGGGAGTCGCGGCGGGCGTCGGAACTTGCCGACGACCTTCTCGTCTTTGCCCGCTCGAAAAGCGCCGAGCAGAGGCCGGTTCCGGTTGAAAGACTCATACACCAGGCGGAAAAAATTCTTCAACATTCGCTCGCCCCCGCTGTGACAGTCGGAGTTTCAACGGACGACAGCGGCGCGGTCGTCAGCGGCGACATTCATCAGCTGCATCAGGCTATCGTCAACCTCGCGATGACCGCCGAACGACGGATGACGGGGGGCGGCGCCATTCTCCTCCGGACCTCCATCGCCGACCCGGCTGACGTGAAAAAGCGCATCCATTTTTCGGAAGGAAAAGAATACGTTATCATCGCCGTCGCCGACAACGGAAAAGAGCTAGACGAGTACAGCCAGCGGAGAATTTTCGAGCCGTATTTCAACGCGCGCGCGACGGACCAGGCGGCAGGGCTCAGGCTCTCGGTGGCGTACGGCATTGTTCAGCAGCATGGGGGGTTTATCGACGTCCGGAGCGAAGCGGGGAAGGGGACGACGATTTCGATGTACCTCCCTGTCGCAGAGCATCGCCAGGCCGGCGGCGGACACGAAGTGCCCGGAGTCATCCAGGGGGGAAGCGAATGCCTCCTTATTGTCGACGACGAGGAATCGTTCCGCCAGCTGTATGAACACGGGCTCGTCTCATTCGGGTACAGGGTGCTGACGGCGCAGGATGGGGAAGAGGCGCTCTCGGTCTACGACAAACATCGGGCTGAAATCGACCTGGTCATCAGCGACCTTTCGATGCCGAGAATGAACGGCGAGGATCTGTTCAGAAAGCTGTTTGCGCAGAACCCGTCCATCAAAGGAATTCTGGCAACCGGCGCAATTGACCTTAAAGCAAAAAAAGAGTTTCTTGCATTGGGGGTTCGCGATATCATCATGAAGCCGTTTCTGCTCGACGAGCTGATGGCTTCAGTCAGAAAGGTGCTGGACAATCGGTAA
- a CDS encoding glycosyltransferase family A protein produces MNTRAAISVVVPLYNNAKDVERAIRSLQSQSMSEFEVVVVNDGSTDGGDAVVRGMNDARIRVINQENKGVSAARNRGVAESNGELIAFLDADDEWKPDFLETVVRLQGQFQQCSVFATHYLYKDTGGAERSPILRKMPSGPWEGVLQNYFEAAAHSDPPIWSSAIAVKKSAILSVGGFPEAIGIGEDLLTWARLAAKCSIAYSKKQCAVFRLRAPLTGHPTRTPEIPDKVGQKLAELLPAIEPEKRRSFLRYLSMWHRMRASMFLQLQDRANTFVELRAMAHYSAADPRLPFYFAAAAAPKIMRNFVLQIFTFIRSLLRTMRVR; encoded by the coding sequence ATGAACACCAGGGCAGCCATATCGGTCGTCGTTCCTCTTTACAATAATGCAAAGGATGTCGAACGCGCGATCCGTTCTCTTCAAAGCCAGTCGATGTCTGAATTTGAAGTTGTTGTCGTCAACGACGGTTCTACCGACGGCGGAGATGCGGTCGTCCGGGGGATGAACGATGCGCGCATTCGGGTGATCAATCAGGAGAATAAAGGGGTTTCTGCGGCGCGCAACAGGGGAGTCGCTGAAAGCAATGGAGAGCTGATCGCATTTCTCGACGCGGACGACGAATGGAAACCCGATTTTCTTGAGACCGTGGTCAGATTGCAGGGACAATTCCAGCAGTGCTCGGTCTTTGCGACCCACTATCTCTATAAAGATACCGGCGGTGCGGAGCGGTCCCCCATTCTGCGGAAGATGCCGTCGGGTCCATGGGAAGGCGTCCTGCAAAATTATTTTGAAGCAGCAGCACACTCAGACCCTCCGATCTGGTCGTCGGCGATCGCGGTGAAAAAAAGTGCAATCCTTTCTGTCGGGGGATTTCCGGAAGCTATCGGCATCGGGGAAGATCTGTTGACATGGGCGCGCCTGGCGGCGAAGTGTTCCATCGCTTATTCGAAAAAACAATGTGCCGTTTTTCGGCTTCGCGCTCCGCTCACCGGTCATCCGACACGAACGCCGGAAATTCCAGACAAGGTCGGCCAGAAATTGGCCGAATTGCTGCCGGCAATTGAGCCGGAGAAACGCAGAAGTTTTCTTCGGTATCTTTCCATGTGGCACAGAATGAGGGCGTCGATGTTTTTGCAGCTGCAGGACCGGGCCAACACGTTTGTCGAGCTGCGAGCCATGGCGCACTATTCGGCTGCGGATCCCCGGCTCCCTTTTTATTTCGCGGCGGCCGCTGCGCCAAAGATAATGAGGAATTTTGTCCTGCAAATCTTTACATTTATTCGGAGCCTGCTTCGAACGATGAGGGTACGTTAA
- a CDS encoding glycosyltransferase family 4 protein, whose product MTGAGFPAKHIVIMWTNFLPYHVARIRHLRKRLDAIGWSLTAIEVASKDALYPFPEEAAKRENDYLCLFSGESYRELSPYIIHRRAVRALENLKPDVVIAPSTPFPSGMASTKYCLDHDKISVMMDDAWEYSDKRGAIVSVIKRIIHENVDAAFIPAPSHASYYRAMGFPQERIFYGVDVVDNDFFAAGAEAARREADALRRTLTLPSKYFIFVGRFIARKGIATLLEAYRNYAVRAGQDAWGLVLVGEGDERSRHENAMREYSGVRFVGSQFGAQLCRFYGLASAFILPSVVETWGLVANEALASGLPLIISNGCGAGKALVDEGVNGWTFPAGDSDALSSRMSELAAMPADRLESMGRKSQERIAHWSLDTFADGVIASASVARRAPAGFLSDFLTRFWNGRISFYP is encoded by the coding sequence TTGACGGGAGCGGGGTTTCCGGCGAAACACATCGTCATCATGTGGACGAATTTCTTGCCGTACCATGTCGCGAGAATTCGCCATTTGCGAAAACGGCTCGACGCCATCGGCTGGAGTCTGACGGCAATTGAAGTGGCTTCGAAAGACGCGCTCTATCCTTTTCCGGAAGAGGCGGCGAAACGGGAGAATGATTACCTGTGCCTCTTTTCCGGGGAATCGTACCGTGAGCTGTCGCCGTACATCATTCACCGCAGGGCAGTTCGCGCCCTCGAGAATCTCAAACCGGATGTTGTCATCGCCCCGTCCACCCCGTTTCCCTCGGGCATGGCTTCAACAAAGTACTGCCTTGACCATGATAAGATCTCGGTCATGATGGATGATGCATGGGAATACTCGGACAAGCGCGGAGCGATCGTGTCGGTCATAAAGAGGATCATTCATGAAAATGTCGACGCGGCATTTATTCCCGCCCCAAGCCATGCCTCGTACTACCGGGCGATGGGATTTCCGCAGGAGAGAATTTTTTACGGAGTCGATGTTGTCGACAATGATTTTTTTGCGGCGGGAGCTGAGGCTGCACGGAGGGAGGCGGACGCGCTGCGCCGGACGCTTACCCTTCCTTCGAAATATTTCATCTTCGTGGGAAGGTTCATTGCCCGAAAGGGGATCGCGACGCTCCTCGAAGCATACCGGAATTATGCGGTGCGTGCCGGGCAGGATGCATGGGGGCTCGTTCTTGTCGGCGAAGGGGATGAACGGAGCCGCCACGAAAACGCGATGAGAGAATACTCCGGCGTGAGGTTTGTCGGCAGCCAGTTTGGCGCGCAGCTCTGCCGGTTTTACGGTCTCGCGAGCGCCTTCATCCTTCCCAGCGTCGTTGAAACATGGGGACTGGTGGCCAATGAAGCGCTTGCATCCGGCTTGCCGCTGATCATCAGCAACGGCTGCGGTGCGGGGAAAGCCTTGGTCGATGAGGGGGTCAACGGGTGGACGTTTCCTGCCGGAGACAGCGATGCGCTTTCGAGCCGGATGTCGGAGCTGGCCGCCATGCCGGCGGACCGGCTGGAGTCGATGGGGCGAAAATCTCAAGAACGCATCGCGCACTGGTCGCTCGATACTTTTGCCGACGGCGTCATCGCGTCGGCATCGGTTGCGCGCCGAGCGCCGGCCGGATTTTTGTCAGATTTTCTGACGAGATTTTGGAATGGAAGAATAAGCTTTTATCCGTAG
- a CDS encoding O-antigen ligase family protein: MMEDEFADEHAVEEEGEEEQPVTWKEAIRHSKLPILVWLVFITTFFACTFGGAGFLGYSVAGYAWIICFAFAVMVIPANFDRISFPLSIWLPWMLFVAISGYMSDYTNLQRSALLLCPIVVGVASSTARVDEKQIINFSLLVKVFSLAVLVLAFFLTGLLITGQLPSATALAPQAITATVLAAFFASGYSFGRVKDLFWWSAIALMPVVALTRMAIFATGLSLPATFSPMKLQTRAILIVVVALLGLALFYSPRVQEKMFMKGEGTLSDITDPNNLATSGRRYMAGVLLTEISQKPIWGHGANASEDLILKLTEGRLTHPHDDWLRFLYDYGAVGTALFLFTLIIQVRHLLKKARHSEGEIRVLFFAAASTFLPFVLMMFTDNIVLYAAFYGNLQFTILGLAYSAEKRSRLERVSYEGEEFYRRFRRTSRSLAYREDGETKEDAPAAQDPSGNEPQGGEH; this comes from the coding sequence ATGATGGAAGATGAGTTTGCCGACGAGCATGCGGTAGAGGAGGAGGGCGAAGAAGAGCAGCCTGTTACCTGGAAAGAGGCGATCCGCCATTCCAAGCTGCCGATCCTGGTCTGGCTTGTCTTTATTACGACCTTTTTTGCCTGCACCTTTGGCGGAGCGGGATTCCTCGGCTATTCCGTCGCCGGCTACGCATGGATCATTTGTTTCGCCTTTGCGGTGATGGTCATTCCGGCAAACTTCGACAGAATAAGTTTTCCGCTGTCGATCTGGCTGCCGTGGATGCTCTTTGTGGCTATCAGCGGATACATGTCCGATTACACTAACCTGCAGCGCTCCGCGCTCCTTCTCTGCCCGATCGTGGTCGGCGTGGCATCGTCCACAGCCCGCGTCGATGAGAAACAGATCATCAATTTCTCCCTGCTCGTCAAAGTTTTTTCACTCGCCGTTCTCGTGCTTGCGTTTTTCCTGACAGGACTTCTCATCACCGGTCAGCTCCCCAGCGCAACGGCGTTAGCTCCTCAGGCGATCACGGCGACCGTTTTGGCGGCGTTCTTCGCTTCAGGATATTCATTTGGAAGAGTCAAGGATCTGTTTTGGTGGTCGGCGATCGCGCTGATGCCGGTGGTCGCGCTGACGAGGATGGCGATCTTCGCCACCGGCTTGTCGCTCCCGGCGACGTTTTCGCCGATGAAGCTTCAGACGAGAGCAATTTTGATCGTCGTCGTGGCGCTGCTTGGACTTGCCCTCTTTTACTCTCCGCGCGTTCAGGAAAAGATGTTCATGAAAGGCGAGGGGACGCTGTCGGATATCACCGATCCGAACAATCTTGCGACAAGCGGCCGCCGTTATATGGCCGGAGTTCTCCTGACTGAAATTTCGCAAAAGCCGATCTGGGGGCACGGCGCAAACGCTTCCGAGGACCTGATCCTCAAGTTGACCGAAGGGAGGCTTACCCATCCCCACGACGATTGGCTGAGGTTTCTCTATGATTATGGAGCCGTCGGCACCGCGTTGTTCTTGTTCACTCTGATCATTCAAGTCCGTCATTTGCTGAAAAAAGCCCGGCATAGCGAGGGGGAGATCCGGGTGTTGTTTTTTGCCGCCGCATCGACGTTTCTCCCCTTTGTTCTGATGATGTTTACCGACAATATTGTTTTGTACGCGGCGTTCTACGGAAATCTTCAATTTACGATATTGGGGCTGGCGTATTCCGCGGAAAAGCGATCGCGCCTCGAAAGAGTTTCATACGAAGGCGAGGAGTTCTACCGCCGCTTCAGGAGAACTTCCCGCTCATTGGCGTACCGCGAAGATGGAGAGACCAAGGAGGATGCCCCCGCCGCTCAGGATCCCAGCGGCAATGAGCCCCAAGGCGGTGAACATTGA